The sequence below is a genomic window from Paenibacillus sp. DCT19.
CCTCGGATGCCCATGCTGGCATGGCTAAGGCAAAAGTCAGTACCCCAGCCAACATGCCTGTGCTCAGCACACGTAAAAATGACTTCTTCATTCCGTTCATTCGTCCTCTCTAAGTACGGGCTACTTCCCGTCGTTATTGTTCTTCATCCCCTGTTAGAAACGCTTCGATCTCAGCCTCGAAATCTGCTCGATCTCCAAGTACCAACGTGCGGATAACGATGTCACCATCCGATTGCATCATCAGTTTCACTTTTTGGCCTGGCAAATACGCTTTGAGCAGCTCATTGATATCGGCCGCCGAAGATACACGTGTGACTCCGATACTATATAACAGGTCACCCTCTTGGATTTTGGCTTTCTTCGCTGCATTGGACAACACGCCATTTACCGTTAAAGGATCATCCGTAGGCATTCCTACGACAGTAGACCAACTTTCTTCCAGCAGTATTCCAAGACTTGCACGTTTCACCTTACCGTATTTGAAATACTGATCGATAACATATTGCACCGTATCCACCGGAATCGAAAATCCCGTGTTATCTATGCCGATTTCCGTATATTTCATCGAGTTAATACCGATAACTTCGCCCTTCAAATTGAACAATGGACCACCGCTGTTCCCTGGGTTAATGGCTGCATCGGTCTGAATTAAACGATAGTTCGCTTCTTCCACTTCGCGGTTAAGTCCACTAATCACACCAACCGTTGCTGTATTCCGCAAGGCAAATGTAACTGGTGTCCCAATCGCAATCACCGTCTCTCCGACAGAGGTCTTTGACCCTTTGGCGAATGTCGCCGGTTTGAGCGATTTGGCATTAATTTTAATGAGTGCAATATCACTGATTGGATCACTGTATGTTTTGGTAATGTTGTATGTATTGCCATCTGACGTCACAACGAGTGGATTATCTAAACCATCAACGACATGTGCATTCGTTACAATCCATCCATTCGACCGGATAATTACGCCTGTCCCATGCGCCAGATCATATTCATCGGAGGATGCGTCGCCATGTTCGTCACTTGCTTTACCAATAATGCTCACAACGGATGGAGACACCCTTTCAATGATTTTTGGGATCATCTCATTTCCTTTATAAAGATAGGTGCCCGTCTTGGCATCATATTGTCCGTTACCCCCAAGTGCCTTAACCAAGTCCGCGGAACTGACATACACTTGTCCATCAACGACTTTGGCTTTCATGCCAGCACCTGCCGGCGACTCCGCTGCTCCTGCTGCTGTTGCCACACTAATGGAAAGCACCATCGCCATCATCATGGCTATACTTTTTCTTCCTAACCTGTTCATTCTCTCACTCATCCCTTTCGGTCTATCCTCTGTTATCGGTTATGTAGCCTACTCTTTTAATCTCTTCTCTCTACCTTGTTCTGTCAGTATCCTCCAATCTATCACACAAATTATGGTTATACAATTGTTCTGAGTCCTGTTTTTCATAGAAAGTTCATTCCACTACGCTGACCTTGATCCAACAAAAAAAACACCTTCCACCATTAGCTCTGGAAAGTGCTTCGTCTGTGTTCTTATCGCTATACGCAACTACGTTAATCCGTAATCTAACTAATTGAACCATCCGGTAATCATGGCATAGTCCGTCATCAAGAAAACAAGCAAACTGACCACTGCAAATCCGATCGCAAACAGATTCTTCTTAGGTGCCCGAATCAATCGCACAACGCCTATGAAGATAATAATCGTAAACAACAGGACAAAGATATCAAATGCATTAAAATTCGATGTACTCGCCGTGGCAGCCTCTGCAAGCAACATGGATAGACAAACCTCCTCACCATAATTAAACGCACATTTAGGCAACGTCCCAATAAACAACATTTAATTCCGTATCTGAAACGCTCCAATTCACTTGTGAATCCGTGCAAAAAAGCTAACTCCTGCCCAAATATCTAACTCTATGTTAGCCGTAGCCTGCTTGTAATGCAAGCCCTATCATCCATAAAAATGAAAAAAATCCAATTCATCCGGGTATGTCTATGATGCTTGTCATATCGTATATGTAAACACTTTCATTTCGTCCTAGTGAACTTCACATAGACGGCGTACCCATGGTCAACATCTGCAAACCAGAAAAAAGCATCCCTCCCCGAAAATATGAAAGGGAGAGATGCCTTCGCTCGAAGCTCGCCAACCAGCAGTTGGTTCACATCGACTATGACAGGCTGGCTATACGCGGCGATGATTATCAGCTGGCCACCTTCCTTCAGCACATTGAGAGCGCTGCTGATTGTAGCTTACACACCGGCCGCTTCTTAGGCCACTTGAAGTAGGAGCCAGGCATTCGCCTGTTCCAAACAGTCGCTACAAGGCTTCACAATAATAATGGATAATATTGGCATCATATTCATTAGTTCCGATCGATTGTTTGCAGCATCCGTGAGAGCATCACGGCCATTTCTGCTCGGGTTGTCGCGGCATGAGGCCTGACGTGTCCCTGCTCATCTCCATTAAGAATGTTGAGGCGAATCGCTTGATTAACGGCTTCCTTTGCCCAAACCGATATGTTATCCTCGTCTACCGGCTGCCAATCGCGTGCAGGTTGTTTATACGCATTGTCCCCCACGAATGCAAGGGCTCTGGTAATGATTACGGCTAATTCTTCTCGTGTTATTGACTCATTCGGGCGGAATGTCCCATCGTTATAACCTGCAATATGTCCGCTTTGGTATGCGGTCATAACATCCACCGCGTACCACTGCCCTTGTACGTCAGAGAAGGTGGAGACGGAGCTGGAAGTGAATATACCCAGAGCCCGGTTCAGTAAAGCCGTTGCCTCCGCTCGCGTTAGCCTGCCATTTGGCTCAAAACGATCCGAACCGCGACCTTGTACTATTAATTTGGAAGCCAGCTTCTCCACGTCTTCACGCCCCCAGTGATTCTGCATATCCGCAAAGCTCACCGAACGTTCCATAACAAGATAGATTCCAGTGCCACTGTTTTGGATAATCGCTACTGTTTCTCCATTCTCGCTGGTGAAGCGCGCCAGCACATGACGCAGCTCCCCTCGCTCCTCATCCCACCGAACCACGGATGCGTTATCGAATCCAGTGACATTTCCAAGGCGTATACGTTGTTCCACAAACCTTGCGTACGGACTGGTCTCAGCATGTTGTCCATTTGCATGAAGTACAGAAATGTCCGTTTGCACCGCTCCGGCCATTACTTTTGCCTTTTGCTCAGCAATCGCGGACGCAAGTTTGGGCATTTTGTTGATGTGGCGAACGCTAATTCTTAGCCTGTCGTCCGCTTGGTTTATCTCCAGCTTGGACAGATGGATGGTGAAGTTCGTTAATCTTGTGGTGATGATGAGTGTCATGTCGGGATGAAGGGATTTAAGCCTCTCCAGCACTCGGTTCTCTATCGTAAATTGCACGTCCTCCTCGCCCACAGCCACCCTGATTATATTCGAAACGTCCTTATCCTTCGTTAGTTCAATTCTCTTCACTCCCCGAGGAGTCTCAATATCCATGTAGGGCGGCGTCGAGGTTTCCTTTTCGGGTTCTATTTGAGGCTCGGGTTCGGGATTAACGAAGCCGCCGCCTGTCCCCGTATTGTTTGAGCGAATGACCTTTACATGAAACTCTACTTCCAAGGATGTGTCTCCCTTTGTTACCGTAGCCTTCATTGTAACAGTTTGATCGCCTGTGGAATAAGACGGCCTGCGTACGAGCCCGGTCATAGGATCAATTAAGGAGGGCATCGATGACGTCCAAGAAATGGTTGTTCCGTTCGCTCCCCTAGTCTCAAGCGATAACCTGCCTTGCACCGAAGTGGCACTGTCCCCGTCCGCGTATCCGATTCTTAGATTTTGAGCGTCAAGCTCCACCGCTGTCTCATCAGTCATGTCCGCGGCATATATCATTAATTCATAGGCAGCCTCATAAACGGTTCCGTATGCTTCCACGCTCGCCGACAGCATAATCTCAGCGTTACCTTCTAAGAAGACTGGTCTTTGTATTTGCCCCGTAGCCGGATCAAGAAAACGGGTATCGGATGAACGCCATGTAATTGGCCTTCCCTTTTCGTCCATACTTGCCAATTCGATATCTCTCGTCACCGTTTCCGCGGAGTCCCCGGTAGAGTAGACTGGATACGGTGCGGCATATACAACAAGTTCAGCTGAGTACACTGTAACATCATAATTGCTAAGCTGGCCTTCAGGGTCAATCAACTCCGCTTCAACCTCATATGTGCCAACGGGGCTATTCTTATCGGCAAATGTTTTATAAATTACACTAAGGTTATCAGTTGCAACTGCGCCGATTAATTTCCCCGTCAAAACGGGATTGTCATAATTCGACCATCGTGCCACAGCGTCCACCGTTACGCTGAGCGGTGCTTGCTCGATTGTCAGTGTGCTGGGTGTCAGAGTCACATCGTAATTGTCCAGCTTTCCATTTGGATCGTTGAGTGTCGCTTCTATAGGGTACGTTCCCACATTGCTTGACTCCCCCGCCGTTGTGCCATACGTCGCAGTTATTCCATCCTGGTGCAGTACTCCTGTCAACGTACCAGTGAACACGGGGTTACTTGCCCCATACACACGGCGTGCATCATCCGCAGTTGCGCTGAGCGGCGCTTGCTCGATTGTCAGTGTGCCGGGTGTCAGAGTCACATCGTAATTGTCCAGCTTTCCATTCGGATCGTTGAGTGTCGCTTCTATAGGATACGTTCCCACATTGCTTGACTCTCCCGCCGTTGTGTCATACGTCGCAGTTATTCCATCCTGGTGCAGTACTCCTGTCAACGTACCAGTGAACACGGGGTTACTTGCCCCATACACACGGCGTGCATCATCCGCAGTTGCGCTGAGCGGCGCTTGCTCGATTGTCAGTGTGCCGGGTGATAGGGTCACATCGTAATTGTCCAGCTTTCCATTTGGATCATTCAGCGATGCTTCGATCGGATACGTTCCTGTATCACTGGCTGAGTCTGCTGCTGTTCCATACGTAGCGGTGATACCGTCCTCGTCCCGCACTCCCGTCATTGTACCAGTGAACGCGGGGTTACTTGCCCCATACAGACGGCGTGCACCATCTGCGATTGCGCTGAGCGGTGCTTGCTCAATTGTGAGTGTGCCGGGTGATAGAGTCACATCGTAATTACTCAATTTCCCATTCGGATCGTTGAGTGTCGCTTCTATAGGATACGTTCCTACATTGCTTGACTCTCCTGCCGTTGTTTCATACGTTGCAGTTATTCCATCCTGGTGCAGTACTCCTGTCAACGTACCAGTGAACACGGGGTTACTTGCCCCGTACAGACGACGTGCATTGTCTGCCGTTACGTTCAGTGGTGCTTGCTCAATTGTCAGTGTACCGGGTGATAGGGTCACATTGTAATTACTCAATTTCCCATTCGGATCGTTGAGTGTCGCTTCTATAGGATACGTACCCACAATGCTTGACTCCCCCGCCATTGTGCCATACTTCGCAGTGATACCGTCCTGTGCTCGTGTCCCCGTCATTGTACCAGTGAATACGGGATTACTTGCTCCGTACATACGAGTTGCATCTGCCGCCAACAGGGTCAACGGCCTCTTATTCACATTGAGCATGCTGGTGCCGTTAGACGGCAGATAGGTCTGATATCCAGCAAATGAAGCTGTGATGGTATAGTTGTCAGGAATAAGATCTAATGGATAATCCAATGTTGCCGTGCCGGAAGCGTTCGTTACTTCAGATCCGACCGCAATCCCATTAATCGCAAAGGATATCGGCTGGGAAGGAAGATCTGTCCCCCGGCAGTCAAGTCCGCAACCAGTTGAACCGTGTCCCCATAGTTACCAGATACCCCTGATACCGTAAGGTTCGTTGTCACGCGTTGCTCTGTAGCAACGTATGTCCGAAATCCGTATTCTGCCCCGGCTCCCCAAACATTGGCGTAGTAGGGTGCTCCTCGGTCATATACGTTACTCTGGAACATAGACCATTGCAGTTGGCCGCTTATTGACGATGTCGTCATCTTGATCGTGTACATTTTACCGGCTTCCACGTACACACCGTCTGTGAAATGAACATCTACCCAATCACCAGGAAGGCGAGCAGTCACGTGACTGCTCTCGAAACTCGCCCTACCAAGCACTGTTCCAGACATGTTCTGGCCTTCTAGAATTTCGACGGTCACCGTCATCGGAGGCGCTGATTCATTAAGCATAATTAATTCAAGATCATACATATGTCCCGTCAATCCCGCAGTAAAACTTTGTCCAACATTGTTGGATCCTCCATGGCTGGTCGGATTGTCTGGTGTGTATTGATCCAATGCATCGATGGAGGCCGCTTTCCCGTCTTCAGTGGACAGGAACAAAATAGCGAATGCGAGAGCTGCACACAGGAATAGCATATTTTTTGGAAGTATTTTCATTAAACACCCTTCTTTCTTGAGCAAAATTTCCCGTTCACCGACGTCACTTGTCGGCTCGAACACTTATTCCTAAATTGTTTTGTCTGCGTATATGTAGAGCCATTGGTTATCCAGTCTCTTTCTTCCCTTTACAAATTTATAAACACGGTTTCGCAAGTTCTAGTGACATAGCACAAGCATTCACTTCAATTATAGTAACGAACGGTAAGTATTGTCTGTCCCTTAGTATATATTAAAACACTGAGCAGTATGGATATATGTATAAGAATTAAATCAACCATTCAACCTAGCCATATCTTCATCTATGCGGTTTTTATATACTTTAGTATTAGACGGTGCGTGCTCAAATTCATAAGTGAGGGAATTACCATCGACCAACTGCTGGATCTCGACATTCACGTAGGATCTCACCCATTAACTCAATGGCTCTTTGGGTGCCAAAATACAAGCCATAAAACTAGCATAATGACTCACTTTTACGATGGTTTAGTAAATGGAGGTTGCATACCTTCTTCTTTTAGACCGATGGATCAAGCAAGCCAAGCACCGAATTCATAGATTACTAGGGTATTTGACGCCTGTTCAGCATCGCCAAGAAGCCCTTATAAAGTGGTCTGATTTAATGCTGACAATCCAAAAAAACCTCCCTCACCGTAGAAAAGGTCGTGGCTTGTCGTCCACATCCCTATTCTCAGTAAAGAAGGTTCATCAGAATACTTCGCCCTTCAGCCAGGCTTACGTGCCTTTGAGCTATATAAATTATAATTTGCTAAACGCTTATTAGTCAGCCAGTTGCAGAGCTCTGCTGCGCTCCGTATCCCGCACCAAAACAGGTTTCAGGTACTTACCGGTATAAGATGCCTCTACTTGAACAATATCCTCTGGTGTTCCCGTTGCTACGATTGTTCCGCCGCCACTGCCGCCTTCTGGCCCCAGATCAACAATATAGTCGGCTGTTTTGATTACATCCAGATTGTGCTCAATAACAAGCACGGTTTCACCGGAATCAACCAAACGGTGCAGTACGTTTAGCAATCGATCGATATCATCGACATGCAGTCCTGTCGTTGGCTCGTCCAGAATATAAATAGTCTTCCCTGTACTGCGACGGTGCAGCTCGGAAGCAAGCTTCACACGCTGAGCTTCACCACCGGACAAGGTTGTTGCCGGTTGTCCTAAATTGATGTAACCCAATCCTACATCAAGCAATGTCTGCATCTTGCGATGGATTTTTGGAATGTTCTCGAAGAATTGTGTTGCATCCTCAACCGTCATTTCAAGTACATCAGCGATGTTTTTGGATTTGTACTTCACTTCGAGCGTCTCACGGTTATAACGTTTGCCTTTGCAGACTTCACAAGGAACGTATACGTCCGGCAAGAAGTGCATCTCAATCTTGATAATTCCATCACCACGGCAAGCTTCACAGCGCCCACCTTTGATGTTAAAACTGAAGCGCCCTTTTTTGTAACCACGCATCTTGGCTTCGTTCGTCTGCGCAAACAAATCCCGAATGTCATCAAACACTCCGGTATACGTAGCCGCATTGGAGCGCGGTGTACGACCGATTGGCGACTGGTCAATATCGATGACTTTATCGATATGTTCCAAACCACGGATCTCTTTATGTTGTCCAGGACGTACACGAGCACGATTCAGGTCACGCGCCAATGTTTTGTACAAAATTTCATTAATCAGTGTCGATTTTCCTGATCCAGATACACCCGTTACGGCAGTGAACACACCAACTGGAATTTTTACATTCAGGTTCTTCAGGTTATTTTCTTTGGCTCCGCGCACTTCTAACCAACGATCACCTACACTGCGGCGTTCCGCACGTATCGGAATGAACTTCCGTCCACTGAGGTATTGACCCGTTAACGAGTTCTCGTCATTCATGATCTCTTCTGGTGTACCCTGCGACATTACGGTACCTCCGTGGATACCCGCACCAGGACCAATATCAATAATATAGTCGGCTGCCATCATCGTATCTTCATCATGCTCAACTACGATTAACGTATTTCCGATATCTCTCATATGAGCTAGCGTACTGATTAGACGATCATTATCCCGTTGATGCAGACCGATACTTGGCTCATCTAGAATGTAGAGCACACCCATCAGACTAGAACCAATCTGTGTCGCCAGTCTGATCCGCTGCGCTTCACCACCAGATAATGTTCCGGCAGCACGGCTCAGAGTGAGGTAATCCAGACCGACATTGACCAGGAAGCCCAGACGGCTATTAATTTCTTTGAGAATCAGGTTCGCAATAGCGCGTTCCTTCTCACTCAGATCCAACGTTTCAAAGAATTTACCCGCTTCTCCTATAGAGAGGCTCGTTACATATGCCATGTTATGGTCATTAATTGTGACTGCAAGACTTTCACGTTTCAAACGATGTCCTTTACATGTACCACAAGGCTTGGCGCTCATATACCCTTCAATGAATTCACGGATGCCCTCAGATGCCGTTTCACGATAGCGCCGCTCCAAATTATTTACGATGCCTTCAAAGGTCACCAGTGCTTCTTTGCGTTGTCCAAAGTCGTTCTCATAACGGAAACGAATTTTCTCTGTACCTGTACCCAGCAGCAACTTGTTCATCTGATCAGCTGGGAGGTCTTCGACAGGTACATCCTGCGGAATGTTGAAGTGTTCACATACTGACTTCAAGAACTGAGGATAGTACGTTGATGTTCCTCCTGTCCATGCATCAAATGCGCCATCTTCAATCGTTTTACTCCGGTCAGGTACTAGCAGATCCGGGTCAACGATCATTTTCACACCAAGTCCATCACATTCAGGACAAGCTCCAAATGGGCTGTTGAAAGAGAACATTCGTGGCGCGAGCTCTTCAATGCTGAATCCACACACCGGACATGCAAAATTAGAGCTGAAACGGAGTTCTTCCTCTCCGATGATATCGACGAGCAATTGTCCACCAGACAGATTAAGTGCTGTCTCTATTGAATCTGCAAGACGTGACTGAACATCTTCTTTGATGACAACCCGATCCACGACAACTTCAATCGTGTGTTTCTTATTTTTCTCCAATTGGATATCTTCCGACAGTTCACGCATCTCGCCATTTACCCGTACACGGACAAATCCTTGTTTGGATATATCGGCAAATACACTTTTATGCTCGCCCTTACGTCCAGAGATAATCGGTGCCAAAATCTGCAATCGAGTTCTTTCCGGATACTGCATGACACGATCGACCATCTGCTCCACCGTCTGCGATGTAATTTCTACGCCGTGATCCGGGCAATGAGGATGTCCAACACGTGCAAATAATAGACGTAAATAGTCATAAATCTCGGTTACCGTTCCCACGGTTGAACGTGGATTACGACTAGTCGTTTTCTGGTCAATCGAGATCGCTGGGGAGAGTCCTTCAATAGAATCCACATCCGGTTTCTCCATTTGTCCTAGAAACTGCCGTGCATAAGCAGATAATGACTCTACATATCGCCGCTGACCTTCTGCATAGATCGTATCAAAAGCCAGCGAGGACTTGCCTGAGCCGCTCAGACCTGTCAATACAACAAAACGGTCACGCGGAATGGTAATATCAATGTTCTTTAGGTTGTGTGCTCGTGCACCTTTGATGACAATATTCTCGCTAGCCAATGTGTATCCACCCTTTCAAAAATCAATATCGTGTTGCGAACCCTCCCAAACCCTCCCTTCCTAGGAAGAGCCCCATAGGGCTCAGCCCTATGGACAGCCGAAACAAGCGGTGCATTGGCGGTGGGTCGGGTCTTGCTATGTGAAGGTATATCGTGCGCCCCCGATTCTGCACTAGATTCCAACCTATTGCCGGAATCTAGTGCAGTCGCTCTACTACGAGGGGACGCTCGCGGCTTTGCCTCGTTCACGGTAGGTCGCCATTGCCTTCGGCTCGGCTCCCCTCTACGATCGGGACGCATGATTTCCATATGCTTTCCTATAAACCTTTTAACCAAATTCAACTTTTCTACTAGTATAGCCGTGAAGAGAACATTCCAACATGTCTATTTATCGGCAATCCATACTATTTTCCTTACTGAACAAGAGAACGGCCCATAGGCCGTTCTCTTGTTGCAAATCCTTCTTTACGAACATGTCTGTAATTGTTGCGTTATTGTTCGATTGCCTACTCTGCGCGTAGTTCCAACAGTGCGTCACGAAGCTCAGCAGCACGCTCAAACTGCAAGTTTTTCGCTGCATCTTTCATCTCTACTTCTAGGCGCTGTATAAGCGACTGACGTTCCTTCTTGGACATTTTCTCTGCAGCGCCTGTAAGGAATTCGTTCTTCGATTCGGCAACCTTCGTTGCCTCAATCACATCACGTACCTTTTTGCGAATCGTCTGTGGTGTAATGCCGTGTTTCTCATTGTAGGCCATCTGGATTTCACGACGGCGCTCCGTCTCTTTGATTGCCTTATCCATAGAATCCGTCACTTTGTCACCATAAAGAATAACTCGACCATCACTATTCCGCGCCGCACGTCCAATGGTCTGAATCAGAGAACGCTCGGAACGAAGGAATCCTTCCTTATCCGCATCTAGGATCGCAACCAAGGATACCTCAGGTAGATCCAATCCTTCCCGCAGCAAGTTGATGCCGATTAAGACATGGAACGTACCAAGCCTTAGATCACGCAGAATCGACATCCGCTCTAGTGTCTTGATCTCAGAGTGAAGATATCGAACTTTAATGCCGATCTCTTTCAGATAGTCAGTTAGATCCTCAGACATCTTCTTCGTCAACGTCGTGATTAACACACGTTCGTCTTTGGCAATGCGGTCATTGATCTCTGCAATCAGATCATCAATCTGTCCCTTCGTTGGGCGCAGCTCGATAATTGGATCAAGTAGACCCGTAGGACGAATAATCTGCTGTATCATCATATCGGTATGCTCAATCTCATATGGACCTGGCGTAGCCGATACGTAGATAATCTGATTCATCTTCTCTTCAAACTCATCGAATTTGAGTGGACGATTATCGAGCGCAGATGGAAGCCGGAATCCGTGTTCAACCAGAACCGTTTTCCTCGCTTGGTCACCGTTATACATTGCACGAATCTGTGGCAACGTTACGTGAGACTCATCCACCACGATCAACATGTCATCTGGAAAATAATCCATCAGTGTATACGGCGTATCTCCACGTTCACGGAAGGTCAGTGGTCCGGAATAGTTCTCGATTCCTGAACAGAAGCCCACTTCCTTCATCATTTCAATATCATAACGTGTACGTTGTTCCAGTCGCTGAGCTTCCAACAACTTCCCTTGTTCGCGAAGCACTTCAAGGCGTTCTTCAAGTTCACGTTCAATGTTGACCAATGCAACCCGCATCGTCTCTTCTTGGGTTACGAAGTGAGATGCTGGGAAGATCGCAATATGTTCACGTTCTCCTACTAGTTCTCCGGTCAATACATCAATCTCGGTAATCTTCTCAATCTCATCACCAAATAACTCGACCCGAATCGCATGTTCACCTTTAGAAGCTGGGAAAATCTCAATGACATCACCGCGTACACGGAACGTACCCCTTACAAAGTTAATATCGTTCCGCTGATACTGTATTTCTACCAAACGGGACAAAATCTGATTACGCGGTTTCTCCATACCTACCCGCAATGACAATAACATGCTGGAGTAAGCAGACGGCGAACCTAAACCATAAATGCAGGACACGCTGGCTACAATGATGACATCCCTACGTTCAAATAATGAACTCGTTGCTGCGTGACGCAGTTTGTCGATCTCTTCATTGATGCTGGAATCCTTCTCGATATACGTATCCGAGGACGGAATATACGCCTCCGGCTGGAAGTAGTCATAATAGCTGACGAAGTACTCAACCATATTATTAGGAAAGAAATCTTTGAATTCACTCGCAAGCTGAGCTGCCAACGTTTTATTATGGGCAATAATCAGCGTTGGACGTTGAAGCTTCGCAATGGTCTGTGCAATGGTAAATGTCTTACCTGTACCGGTTGCACCCAGTAGTGTCTGATACCTCTTTCCTTCCCGAACACCCTGAACCAATTGTTCAATGGCTACAGGCTGGTCACCTTGGGGAGAAAACTCAGACTCGATTTCGAACGTTTTGTCACTCATTACAATATCGCTCATTGCCGTATCTCACCCTATCGTCTAAAATAATAGTCACTTATATATTGTCGAAGTTCCCCGAAATTTTATATGGGAAAACTTATAGGCATAGGAATATTTGTTCCCGTTAGATTATACCTCGTTCGTTCAAGTGATGCAAACGTGAAGTGAAGACAGGAGTGGGTTAATTTATGGATATTGCGACACTTATCGGCATCATTGCCGGGATTGCCGCAGTCATCGGCGGTTTTTTGTGGGAAGGCGGCCAAGTTTCTGGGTTGTTACAAAAAACAGCTGCATTAATTGTATTTGGTGGAACAATCGCTGCCGTCGTTGCTAGCTTCCCGGCTAACCGGTTACGTACAATTCCGGCTGCACTGCGCATGGCCTTTGGACGGAAAGACAACGAATCAAGCCAGTGGGTCGACGAACTGGTGGACATGTCAACCATCGCCCGCCGCTCAGGCGTGCTCGCCTTAGAACGTAAAGTAACCGATCACCCACATCCATTTTTAAGAGACGGCATTCAAATGGTTGTTGACGGTACCGATCAAGATGTCATTCGGCAGATCATGGAGATGGAGATTGATTCTGTTGAACAGAAACATGATGGGTATGCCAAAATTTTTGAAGCTGCTGGTGGTTATGCACCGACCATGGGGATTATCGGTACCGTAATGGGTCTAATCCAAGTACTAGGAAGTCTAACTGATCCGACAGGACTTGGCCCTGCCATCGCTGTTGCCTTCACAGCCACTTTATATGGTGTAGCGAGTGCCAATCTAATCTTTTTACCCATCGCTTCCAAGATTAAATCCCG
It includes:
- a CDS encoding S1C family serine protease yields the protein MNRLGRKSIAMMMAMVLSISVATAAGAAESPAGAGMKAKVVDGQVYVSSADLVKALGGNGQYDAKTGTYLYKGNEMIPKIIERVSPSVVSIIGKASDEHGDASSDEYDLAHGTGVIIRSNGWIVTNAHVVDGLDNPLVVTSDGNTYNITKTYSDPISDIALIKINAKSLKPATFAKGSKTSVGETVIAIGTPVTFALRNTATVGVISGLNREVEEANYRLIQTDAAINPGNSGGPLFNLKGEVIGINSMKYTEIGIDNTGFSIPVDTVQYVIDQYFKYGKVKRASLGILLEESWSTVVGMPTDDPLTVNGVLSNAAKKAKIQEGDLLYSIGVTRVSSAADINELLKAYLPGQKVKLMMQSDGDIVIRTLVLGDRADFEAEIEAFLTGDEEQ
- a CDS encoding MBG domain-containing protein; this translates as MSFAINGIAVGSEVTNASGTATLDYPLDLIPDNYTITASFAGYQTYLPSNGTSMLNVNKRPLTLLAADATRMYGASNPVFTGTMTGTRAQDGITAKYGTMAGESSIVGTYPIEATLNDPNGKLSNYNVTLSPGTLTIEQAPLNVTADNARRLYGASNPVFTGTLTGVLHQDGITATYETTAGESSNVGTYPIEATLNDPNGKLSNYDVTLSPGTLTIEQAPLSAIADGARRLYGASNPAFTGTMTGVRDEDGITATYGTAADSASDTGTYPIEASLNDPNGKLDNYDVTLSPGTLTIEQAPLSATADDARRVYGASNPVFTGTLTGVLHQDGITATYDTTAGESSNVGTYPIEATLNDPNGKLDNYDVTLTPGTLTIEQAPLSATADDARRVYGASNPVFTGTLTGVLHQDGITATYGTTAGESSNVGTYPIEATLNDPNGKLDNYDVTLTPSTLTIEQAPLSVTVDAVARWSNYDNPVLTGKLIGAVATDNLSVIYKTFADKNSPVGTYEVEAELIDPEGQLSNYDVTVYSAELVVYAAPYPVYSTGDSAETVTRDIELASMDEKGRPITWRSSDTRFLDPATGQIQRPVFLEGNAEIMLSASVEAYGTVYEAAYELMIYAADMTDETAVELDAQNLRIGYADGDSATSVQGRLSLETRGANGTTISWTSSMPSLIDPMTGLVRRPSYSTGDQTVTMKATVTKGDTSLEVEFHVKVIRSNNTGTGGGFVNPEPEPQIEPEKETSTPPYMDIETPRGVKRIELTKDKDVSNIIRVAVGEEDVQFTIENRVLERLKSLHPDMTLIITTRLTNFTIHLSKLEINQADDRLRISVRHINKMPKLASAIAEQKAKVMAGAVQTDISVLHANGQHAETSPYARFVEQRIRLGNVTGFDNASVVRWDEERGELRHVLARFTSENGETVAIIQNSGTGIYLVMERSVSFADMQNHWGREDVEKLASKLIVQGRGSDRFEPNGRLTRAEATALLNRALGIFTSSSVSTFSDVQGQWYAVDVMTAYQSGHIAGYNDGTFRPNESITREELAVIITRALAFVGDNAYKQPARDWQPVDEDNISVWAKEAVNQAIRLNILNGDEQGHVRPHAATTRAEMAVMLSRMLQTIDRN
- the uvrA gene encoding excinuclease ABC subunit UvrA → MASENIVIKGARAHNLKNIDITIPRDRFVVLTGLSGSGKSSLAFDTIYAEGQRRYVESLSAYARQFLGQMEKPDVDSIEGLSPAISIDQKTTSRNPRSTVGTVTEIYDYLRLLFARVGHPHCPDHGVEITSQTVEQMVDRVMQYPERTRLQILAPIISGRKGEHKSVFADISKQGFVRVRVNGEMRELSEDIQLEKNKKHTIEVVVDRVVIKEDVQSRLADSIETALNLSGGQLLVDIIGEEELRFSSNFACPVCGFSIEELAPRMFSFNSPFGACPECDGLGVKMIVDPDLLVPDRSKTIEDGAFDAWTGGTSTYYPQFLKSVCEHFNIPQDVPVEDLPADQMNKLLLGTGTEKIRFRYENDFGQRKEALVTFEGIVNNLERRYRETASEGIREFIEGYMSAKPCGTCKGHRLKRESLAVTINDHNMAYVTSLSIGEAGKFFETLDLSEKERAIANLILKEINSRLGFLVNVGLDYLTLSRAAGTLSGGEAQRIRLATQIGSSLMGVLYILDEPSIGLHQRDNDRLISTLAHMRDIGNTLIVVEHDEDTMMAADYIIDIGPGAGIHGGTVMSQGTPEEIMNDENSLTGQYLSGRKFIPIRAERRSVGDRWLEVRGAKENNLKNLNVKIPVGVFTAVTGVSGSGKSTLINEILYKTLARDLNRARVRPGQHKEIRGLEHIDKVIDIDQSPIGRTPRSNAATYTGVFDDIRDLFAQTNEAKMRGYKKGRFSFNIKGGRCEACRGDGIIKIEMHFLPDVYVPCEVCKGKRYNRETLEVKYKSKNIADVLEMTVEDATQFFENIPKIHRKMQTLLDVGLGYINLGQPATTLSGGEAQRVKLASELHRRSTGKTIYILDEPTTGLHVDDIDRLLNVLHRLVDSGETVLVIEHNLDVIKTADYIVDLGPEGGSGGGTIVATGTPEDIVQVEASYTGKYLKPVLVRDTERSRALQLAD